A genome region from Musa acuminata AAA Group cultivar baxijiao chromosome BXJ3-5, Cavendish_Baxijiao_AAA, whole genome shotgun sequence includes the following:
- the LOC135581744 gene encoding uncharacterized protein LOC135581744 isoform X1 gives MLSTKSPSDPSCSFNLPALTTDESAPQSLAIPEETPTPNFSIRDYVFASRSKSIGTSWPFKQHFLQLCLKHGVKDLLPPFEPPGLVRFRCCRKGIEPGRPVACSAVEPILPHVDAQGDDPGIRQDPCSLLENPLPDGNSIACQGISHDHVDAEIGLITSDDHVNVTSGEIGGLSCSVAVNRGASEAHSEIDIIEPTKRLESSREVLGKRCKLVVKLGIISENSRAEDVISNSSTVSDPMASKVCPVCKTFSSTSNTTLNAHIDQCLSMESNTKLVSSKFLKPKVKPGKKRLMVDIYTTAPHCTLEDLDKRNGTNWAVELAFATAPTAAIDIETKKRKLLPTDSSDDLNEGAVYVDSNGIKLRILSKLSDTAQPKEELKVRIHEKVTEMSKSIFNSKKKHVTAKYSKKMKMKAQSKKLSSFKLLKKQIRTASEGDHNTETHPDNVESLLHISDPGELTKCSRSASLRQWICSRRSHVSKKLVRKNVHSTTDAAVPVTRSRLAECSQLDAGNSFAAISHHLKLSRSSEDLANFQKSNKNNLQFKMVHSMDVGMEKSESSPISSSGWSPNDSVENGRLLRISKSSVNLVATSRRKTNEIHMGIHHQSDSFSEKTNMTAEICSTSMNVHTVSNLKKNNSLRRSPLNLESRKVDLSEKLSTCKRFRKHRSIFRSGRSGAEFQSTASGLHGSSVDILGTRESPGSCELDHSKSVTVSRVREMMNSESPSRKDLPESTERDDRSTTEEWKNSTLKKPWPGTECTGPDVQNLDMQVEVLGNENYVSEPSTRVNSGNPLSNDTVTSENLQAACGSKLEPPPLVEHVQSTSKSEVHVERFVQRSEKQELSCDDISRQENNGHNIQIADKMELTRGKDTCVVYPTNCTVDTMSIQDSSGCLTSHGDMEPEIPEKSTSITSVRTIEKGAMNLASDNEPCGSPVSTASTISLPSPKNSNCRDSVAEPFASAINAQDKFGSVVPITENTIVVAEGRDNERKNQELKVNLPANEPDRSVDDKPFCWSCRESLSRDSQLLRQSTTLRTARGKQVSNLFARPRVSSSFSSYQNCKSNNMVSSGLQPSALSTSAGKVPTCSDLGSGTPSSHSENQSNSNPILRLMGKNLMVGNNEEFVRPQSAVLDYAPRATILSSLGYASTNNLLEQENFRCHHQIFGGSAAFDPAVSMGGHQFPVFMLPSTRVAGFSVTPLHTAFVPRPDRQTQQKNGYRRPNTSQASHMMNEVIVIDDSPETDNKPVTSLRSPTSTLPFATSGLNHLSQRPMSYFSSRSHIRDLPGGPRHLLPNPYTGVNASLMKRGGTLEGHSGLPPGPFVFQSATTAHMRPSVCYSRTLR, from the exons ATGTTATCCACTAAAAGCCCTTCAGACCCTTCATGTTCCTTCAACCTTCCTGCACTGACAACTGATGAGAGTGCTCCCCAAAGCCTCGCCATCCCTGAAGAGACACCAACTCCTAatttctccataag AGACTATGTGTTTGCATCAAGGAGCAAAAGCATCGGGACGAGCTGGCCGTTTAAGCAGCATTTCTTGCAGCTTTGCTTGAAGCACGGTGTCAAAGATCTATTGCCACCTTTCGAACCTCCAGGTTTGGTGAGATTTCGCTGCTGCAGAAAGGGAATAGAACCAGGACGGCCTGTTGCATGCTCGGCGGTTGAACCGATCCTGCCTCACGTCGATGCTCAAGGGGATGACCCTGGTATCAGACAGGACCCGTGCTCACTGTTAGAGAACCCACTTCCAGATGGGAATTCGATCGCTTGTCAAGGAATTAGTCATGATCATGTTGATGCAGAAATTGGCCTGATAACAAGCGATGACCATGTTAATGTTACTTCTGGTGAGATCGGTGGACTTTCCTGCTCAGTAGCTGTAAATAGAGGTGCCTCTGAAGCACATTCGGAAATAGATATCATTGAACCAACCAAAAGACTCGAAAGCTCGCGTGAAGTGTTAGGCAAAAGGTGCAAGTTGGTAGTCAAATTGGGCATCATCTCAGAGAACAGCCGAGCAGAGGACGTAATATCTAACAGTAGCACAGTTTCAGATCCAATGGCTTCAAAGGTTTGTCCGGTTTGTAAAACATTTTCTTCGACTTCAAACACGACTTTGAATGCTCACATAGACCAGTGCCTCTCgatggagtccaacaccaagttgGTTTCAAGCAAATTCCTAAAACCAAAAGTGAAACCGGGGAAGAAAAGGCTGATGGTGGATATATACACCACTGCTCCTCATTGTACACTCGAAGACCTTGATAAGAGGAATGGAACAAACTGGGCCGTTGAATTGGCATTTGCGACTGCACCGACTGCTGCAATTGATATAGAGACCAAGAAACGGAAGTTATTACCAACAGATTCTAGTGATGACCTAAATGAAGGGGCGGTATATGTTGATTCAAATGGCATAAAGCTCAGGATTTTATCCAAGCTTAGTGACACAGCACAGCCCAAGGAGGAACTGAAGGTTCGGATACATGAAAAAGTCACAGAGATGAGCAAGAGTATTTTTAATAGCAAGAAGAAGCATGTCACAGCAAAGTACTCAAAGAAGATGAAAATGAAGGCACAAAGTAAGAAGTTGAGTTCATTCAAACTGTTGAAAAAACAG ATTCGAACTGCATCCGAAGGAGATCATAATACAGAAACTCATCCTGACAATGTAGAATCACTTTTACATATATCAGATCCAGGAGAGCTCACCAAGTGCAGTAGGTCTGCATCTTTAAGACAGTGGATTTGTTCAAGACGATCACATGTCTCAAAGAAGCTTGTTAGGAAGAATGTCCATAGCACCACAGATGCTGCTGTACCAGTTACTAGGAGTAGGCTGGCTGAGTGTAGCCAACTGGATGCTGGCAATTCTTTTGCTGCTATAAGTCACCACTTGAAGCTTTCTAGATCGTCTGAAGACTTAGCCAACTTTCAGAAATCAAACAAAAATAATTTACAGTTTAAAATGGTTCACTCCATGGATGTTGGCATGGAAAAATCTGAAAGCTCACCTATCTCAAGTTCCGGATGGTCACCCAATGATAGTGTAGAAAATGGTCGTCTATTGAGAATATCAAAGTCATCTGTGAATTTGGTGGCTACTTCCAGAAGGAAAACAAACGAGATTCACATGGGGATTCACCATCAATCAGATAGTTTTTCTGAGAAGACAAACATGACTGCAGAGATCTGTTCTACCTCAATGAACGTTCATACTGTTTCAAATCTGAAGAAGAATAACTCACTTAGAAGATCACCCTTGAACTTGGAATCAAGAAAAGTTGATCTAAGTGAGAAACTATCTACCTGCAAAAGGTTTCGTAAGCATAGATCCATTTTTAGGAGTGGCAGAAGTGGAGCAGAATTTCAATCTACAGCCAGTGGACTGCATGGTTCCAGTGTTGATATTTTAGGAACAAGGGAATCCCCAGGATCTTGTGAACTTGATCATTCAAAGAGTGTCACAGTATCTAGAGTGAGAGAAATGATGAATTCGGAATCTCCAAGCAGGAAAGATCTCCCAGAGTCCACGGAAAGAGATGACAGAAGCACCACAGAAGAGTGGAAAAACAGTACACTGAAGAAGCCATGGCCTGGAACTGAATGCACTGGTCCTGATGTTCAAAACCTAGATATGCAAGTGGAGGTCTTGGGCAATGAAAATTATGTCAGTGAACCTTCGACAAGGGTGAATTCTGGTAATCCTCTTTCTAATGACACTGTGACTTCAGAAAACCTGCAAGCAGCCTGTGGTTCTAAATTAGAGCCTCCTCCATTGGTTGAACATGTTCAGTCTACGTCCAAAAGTGAAGTCCATGTGGAACGATTTGTACAAAGATCTGAGAAGCAAGAGTTGAGCTGTGATGACATATCCAGACAAGAGAATAACGGCCACAATATCCAAATAGCAGATAAGATGGAACTCACAAGGGGGAAAGACACCTGTGTAGTTTATCCTACAAATTGTACAGTTGACACCATGTCCATCCAGGATTCTAGTGGTTGTTTGACTAGTCATGGGGATATGGAGCCTGAAATACCCGAAAAGAGCACATCAATAACCTCAGTTAGAACAATTGAAAAGGGTGCTATGAATCTGGCTAGTGACAATGAACCATGTGGATCACCTGTCTCAACTGCCTCTACCATATCTCTTCCTTCTCCAAAAAATTCCAATTGTCGAGATTCAGTGGCTGAACCATTTGCAAGTGCTATTAATGCTCAAGATAAGTTTGGTTCAGTAGTACCAATTACTGAAAACACCATAGTAGTAGCTGAAGGAAGAGATAATGAGAGAAAGAATCAAGAACTCAAGGTGAATCTGCCAGCAAATGAACCTGATCGCTCAGTGGATGACAAACCTTTCTGTTGGTCGTGTAGGGAGAGCCTTTCAAGAGATTCTCAATTGTTAAGACAAAGTACTACACTCAGGACAGCCAGGGGAAAGCAGGTCTCCAACTTATTTGCCAGGCCAAGAGTCTCTTCTTCATTTAGCTCGTATCAGAATTGTAAATCTAATAACATGGTCAGCTCCGGCTTGCAACCATCTGCTCTATCTACTTCTGCAGGTAAGGTTCCAACTTGCAGTGACTTGGGTTCTGGTACCCCATCATCTCATTCGGAGAACCAGTCAAACTCCAACCCGATACTTAGGTTGATGGGTAAGAATTTGATGGTGGGGAACAACGAAGAGTTTGTGCGACCTCAAAGTGCAGTTTTGGACTATGCACCACGAGCAACCATCTTGTCTTCTCTTGGATATGCTTCAACCAACAATCTCTTGGAGCAGGAGAATTTTCGATGCCATCACCAGATTTTTGGTGGCTCTGCTGCCTTTGATCCAGCTGTATCAATGGGTGGGCACCAGTTTCCTGTGTTCATGCTGCCAAGCACCCGAGTGGCTGGTTTTTCAGTGACACCCCTGCACACTGCTTTTGTGCCAAGACCTGATCGGCAGACTCAACAAAAGAATGGTTACAGAAGGCCCAACACCTCTCAAGCGTCTCATATGATGAATGAGGTGATTGTGATCGATGACTCTCCCGAAACTGATAATAAACCAGTTACTAGTCTAAGAAGTCCAACAAGTACTTTGCCTTTTGCTACTTCAGGATTGAATCATTTGTCTCAAAGACCGATGTCCTACTTTTCCTCACGAAGCCACATTCGGGATCTTCCTGGTGGTCCGAGACACTTGTTACCGAATCCGTACACTGGGGTCAATGCTAGTTTGATGAAGCGAGGTGGCACTTTGGAAGGCCACAGCGGTCTACCGCCTGGCCCCTTTGTGTTCCAATCTGCTACAACAGCTCACATGAGGCCATCAGTGTGTTACTCTCGGACCCTGCGCTGA
- the LOC135581744 gene encoding uncharacterized protein LOC135581744 isoform X2, with translation MLSTKSPSDPSCSFNLPALTTDESAPQSLAIPEETPTPNFSIRDYVFASRSKSIGTSWPFKQHFLQLCLKHGVKDLLPPFEPPGLVRFRCCRKGIEPGRPVACSAVEPILPHVDAQGDDPGIRQDPCSLLENPLPDGNSIACQGISHDHVDAEIGLITSDDHVNVTSGEIGGLSCSVAVNRGASEAHSEIDIIEPTKRLESSREVLGKRCKLVVKLGIISENSRAEDVISNSSTVSDPMASKVCPVCKTFSSTSNTTLNAHIDQCLSMESNTKLVSSKFLKPKVKPGKKRLMVDIYTTAPHCTLEDLDKRNGTNWAVELAFATAPTAAIDIETKKRKLLPTDSSDDLNEGAVYVDSNGIKLRILSKLSDTAQPKEELKVRIHEKVTEMSKSIFNSKKKHVTAKYSKKMKMKAQSKKLSSFKLLKKQIRTASEGDHNTETHPDNVESLLHISDPGELTKCSRSASLRQWICSRRSHVSKKLVRKNVHSTTDAAVPVTRSRLAECSQLDAGNSFAAISHHLKLSRSSEDLANFQKSNKNNLQFKMVHSMDVGMEKSESSPISSSGWSPNDSVENGRLLRISKSSVNLVATSRRKTNEIHMGIHHQSDSFSEKTNMTAEICSTSMNVHTVSNLKKNNSLRRSPLNLESRKVDLSEKLSTCKRFRKHRSIFRSGRSGAEFQSTASGLHGSSVDILGTRESPGSCELDHSKSVTVSRVREMMNSESPSRKDLPESTERDDRSTTEEWKNSTLKKPWPGTECTGPDVQNLDMQVEVLGNENYVSEPSTRVNSGNPLSNDTVTSENLQAACGSKLEPPPLVEHVQSTSKSEVHVERFVQRSEKQELSCDDISRQENNGHNIQIADKMELTRGKDTCVVYPTNCTVDTMSIQDSSGCLTSHGDMEPEIPEKSTSITSVRTIEKGAMNLASDNEPCGSPVSTASTISLPSPKNSNCRDSVAEPFASAINAQDKFGSVVPITENTIVVAEGRDNERKNQELKVNLPANEPDRSVDDKPFCWSCRESLSRDSQLLRQSTTLRTARGKQVSNLFARPRVSSSFSSYQNCKSNNMVSSGLQPSALSTSAGKVPTCSDLGSGTPSSHSENQSNSNPILRLMGKNLMVGNNEEFVRPQSAVLDYAPRATILSSLGYASTNNLLEQENFRCHHQIFGGSAAFDPAVSMGGHQFPVFMLPSTRVAGFSVTPLHTAFVPRPDRQTQQKNGYRRPNTSQASHMMNED, from the exons ATGTTATCCACTAAAAGCCCTTCAGACCCTTCATGTTCCTTCAACCTTCCTGCACTGACAACTGATGAGAGTGCTCCCCAAAGCCTCGCCATCCCTGAAGAGACACCAACTCCTAatttctccataag AGACTATGTGTTTGCATCAAGGAGCAAAAGCATCGGGACGAGCTGGCCGTTTAAGCAGCATTTCTTGCAGCTTTGCTTGAAGCACGGTGTCAAAGATCTATTGCCACCTTTCGAACCTCCAGGTTTGGTGAGATTTCGCTGCTGCAGAAAGGGAATAGAACCAGGACGGCCTGTTGCATGCTCGGCGGTTGAACCGATCCTGCCTCACGTCGATGCTCAAGGGGATGACCCTGGTATCAGACAGGACCCGTGCTCACTGTTAGAGAACCCACTTCCAGATGGGAATTCGATCGCTTGTCAAGGAATTAGTCATGATCATGTTGATGCAGAAATTGGCCTGATAACAAGCGATGACCATGTTAATGTTACTTCTGGTGAGATCGGTGGACTTTCCTGCTCAGTAGCTGTAAATAGAGGTGCCTCTGAAGCACATTCGGAAATAGATATCATTGAACCAACCAAAAGACTCGAAAGCTCGCGTGAAGTGTTAGGCAAAAGGTGCAAGTTGGTAGTCAAATTGGGCATCATCTCAGAGAACAGCCGAGCAGAGGACGTAATATCTAACAGTAGCACAGTTTCAGATCCAATGGCTTCAAAGGTTTGTCCGGTTTGTAAAACATTTTCTTCGACTTCAAACACGACTTTGAATGCTCACATAGACCAGTGCCTCTCgatggagtccaacaccaagttgGTTTCAAGCAAATTCCTAAAACCAAAAGTGAAACCGGGGAAGAAAAGGCTGATGGTGGATATATACACCACTGCTCCTCATTGTACACTCGAAGACCTTGATAAGAGGAATGGAACAAACTGGGCCGTTGAATTGGCATTTGCGACTGCACCGACTGCTGCAATTGATATAGAGACCAAGAAACGGAAGTTATTACCAACAGATTCTAGTGATGACCTAAATGAAGGGGCGGTATATGTTGATTCAAATGGCATAAAGCTCAGGATTTTATCCAAGCTTAGTGACACAGCACAGCCCAAGGAGGAACTGAAGGTTCGGATACATGAAAAAGTCACAGAGATGAGCAAGAGTATTTTTAATAGCAAGAAGAAGCATGTCACAGCAAAGTACTCAAAGAAGATGAAAATGAAGGCACAAAGTAAGAAGTTGAGTTCATTCAAACTGTTGAAAAAACAG ATTCGAACTGCATCCGAAGGAGATCATAATACAGAAACTCATCCTGACAATGTAGAATCACTTTTACATATATCAGATCCAGGAGAGCTCACCAAGTGCAGTAGGTCTGCATCTTTAAGACAGTGGATTTGTTCAAGACGATCACATGTCTCAAAGAAGCTTGTTAGGAAGAATGTCCATAGCACCACAGATGCTGCTGTACCAGTTACTAGGAGTAGGCTGGCTGAGTGTAGCCAACTGGATGCTGGCAATTCTTTTGCTGCTATAAGTCACCACTTGAAGCTTTCTAGATCGTCTGAAGACTTAGCCAACTTTCAGAAATCAAACAAAAATAATTTACAGTTTAAAATGGTTCACTCCATGGATGTTGGCATGGAAAAATCTGAAAGCTCACCTATCTCAAGTTCCGGATGGTCACCCAATGATAGTGTAGAAAATGGTCGTCTATTGAGAATATCAAAGTCATCTGTGAATTTGGTGGCTACTTCCAGAAGGAAAACAAACGAGATTCACATGGGGATTCACCATCAATCAGATAGTTTTTCTGAGAAGACAAACATGACTGCAGAGATCTGTTCTACCTCAATGAACGTTCATACTGTTTCAAATCTGAAGAAGAATAACTCACTTAGAAGATCACCCTTGAACTTGGAATCAAGAAAAGTTGATCTAAGTGAGAAACTATCTACCTGCAAAAGGTTTCGTAAGCATAGATCCATTTTTAGGAGTGGCAGAAGTGGAGCAGAATTTCAATCTACAGCCAGTGGACTGCATGGTTCCAGTGTTGATATTTTAGGAACAAGGGAATCCCCAGGATCTTGTGAACTTGATCATTCAAAGAGTGTCACAGTATCTAGAGTGAGAGAAATGATGAATTCGGAATCTCCAAGCAGGAAAGATCTCCCAGAGTCCACGGAAAGAGATGACAGAAGCACCACAGAAGAGTGGAAAAACAGTACACTGAAGAAGCCATGGCCTGGAACTGAATGCACTGGTCCTGATGTTCAAAACCTAGATATGCAAGTGGAGGTCTTGGGCAATGAAAATTATGTCAGTGAACCTTCGACAAGGGTGAATTCTGGTAATCCTCTTTCTAATGACACTGTGACTTCAGAAAACCTGCAAGCAGCCTGTGGTTCTAAATTAGAGCCTCCTCCATTGGTTGAACATGTTCAGTCTACGTCCAAAAGTGAAGTCCATGTGGAACGATTTGTACAAAGATCTGAGAAGCAAGAGTTGAGCTGTGATGACATATCCAGACAAGAGAATAACGGCCACAATATCCAAATAGCAGATAAGATGGAACTCACAAGGGGGAAAGACACCTGTGTAGTTTATCCTACAAATTGTACAGTTGACACCATGTCCATCCAGGATTCTAGTGGTTGTTTGACTAGTCATGGGGATATGGAGCCTGAAATACCCGAAAAGAGCACATCAATAACCTCAGTTAGAACAATTGAAAAGGGTGCTATGAATCTGGCTAGTGACAATGAACCATGTGGATCACCTGTCTCAACTGCCTCTACCATATCTCTTCCTTCTCCAAAAAATTCCAATTGTCGAGATTCAGTGGCTGAACCATTTGCAAGTGCTATTAATGCTCAAGATAAGTTTGGTTCAGTAGTACCAATTACTGAAAACACCATAGTAGTAGCTGAAGGAAGAGATAATGAGAGAAAGAATCAAGAACTCAAGGTGAATCTGCCAGCAAATGAACCTGATCGCTCAGTGGATGACAAACCTTTCTGTTGGTCGTGTAGGGAGAGCCTTTCAAGAGATTCTCAATTGTTAAGACAAAGTACTACACTCAGGACAGCCAGGGGAAAGCAGGTCTCCAACTTATTTGCCAGGCCAAGAGTCTCTTCTTCATTTAGCTCGTATCAGAATTGTAAATCTAATAACATGGTCAGCTCCGGCTTGCAACCATCTGCTCTATCTACTTCTGCAGGTAAGGTTCCAACTTGCAGTGACTTGGGTTCTGGTACCCCATCATCTCATTCGGAGAACCAGTCAAACTCCAACCCGATACTTAGGTTGATGGGTAAGAATTTGATGGTGGGGAACAACGAAGAGTTTGTGCGACCTCAAAGTGCAGTTTTGGACTATGCACCACGAGCAACCATCTTGTCTTCTCTTGGATATGCTTCAACCAACAATCTCTTGGAGCAGGAGAATTTTCGATGCCATCACCAGATTTTTGGTGGCTCTGCTGCCTTTGATCCAGCTGTATCAATGGGTGGGCACCAGTTTCCTGTGTTCATGCTGCCAAGCACCCGAGTGGCTGGTTTTTCAGTGACACCCCTGCACACTGCTTTTGTGCCAAGACCTGATCGGCAGACTCAACAAAAGAATGGTTACAGAAGGCCCAACACCTCTCAAGCGTCTCATATGATGAATGAG GATTGA
- the LOC135638131 gene encoding photosystem I reaction center subunit V, chloroplastic-like, which produces MATSTLFTYPMQKGSILAPSSTSFRGLRPLKPTDSSQFPQTRAISIKPVRPVRKPGGIRAELNPSLVISLSTGLSLFLGRFVFFNFQRENVAKQGLPEQNGVTHFEAGDTRAKEYVGLLKSNDPVGFNIVDVLAWGSIGHIVAYYILATSSNGYDPKFFG; this is translated from the coding sequence ATGGCTACTTCCACTCTCTTCACCTATCCCATGCAAAAGGGCAGCATCCTCGccccctcctccacctccttccGTGGCCTCCGCCCCCTGAAGCCCACTGACTCCTCCCAGTTCCCCCAAACCCGAGCCATCTCCATCAAACCGGTACGTCCCGTCCGCAAGCCAGGTGGGATCCGGGCCGAACTGAACCCGTCGCTGGTCATCAGCCTCAGCACCGGCCTCTCCCTCTTCCTGGGCAGGTTCGTCTTCTTCAACTTCCAGCGCGAGAATGTGGCGAAGCAGGGCCTGCCGGAGCAGAACGGCGTGACGCACTTCGAGGCCGGCGACACCCGGGCGAAGGAGTACGTGGGTCTGCTCAAGTCCAACGACCCCGTGGGGTTCAACATCGTGGACGTGCTTGCATGGGGATCCATCGGCCACATCGTCGCCTACTACATCCTTGCCACCTCCAGCAATGGGTACGACCCCAAGTTCTTTGGTTGA
- the LOC135637585 gene encoding uncharacterized WD repeat-containing protein C2A9.03-like — protein sequence MASNNDCGVRDFDMEKFQLCKHFPFPWPVNHTSLSPDGKLLVIVGDNPEGVLVDSHTGKTVHEFQGHIDFSFASAWHPDGFTFATGNQDKTCRVWDIRNLSKSVAALRGNLGAIRSIRFTSDGRFMAMAEPADFVHVFDVGSGYNKQQELDFFGEISGISFSPDTEALFVGVWDRTYGSLLQYNRRRNYSYLDSLL from the exons ATGGCTTCAAATAATGACTGTGGAGTTCGAGATTTTGACATGGAGAAGTTTCAGCTTTGCAAGCATTTCCCATTCCCATGGCCTGTGAAT CACACATCACTAAGTCCCGATGGAAAGCTTCTTGTCATCGTGGGAGACAACCCTGAAGGAGTTTTGGTTGATTCTCATACCGGAAAG ACTGTGCATGAATTTCAGGGTCACATCGACTTCTCTTTTGCTTCAGCCTGGCATCCGGATGGCTTTACCTTTGCCACTGGCAACCAGGATAAAACCTGCCGAGTTTGGGACATTAGGAATCTCTccaaatctgttgctgcattgagAGGCAATCTCGGTGCCATAAGATCGATCCGCTTCACGTCTGATGGACGATTTATGGCAATGGCCGAACCTGCAGACTTTGTTCATGTCTTTGACGTCGGAAGTGGGTACAACAAGCAGCAGGAGCTGGACTTCTTCGGTGAAATTTCTGGCATATCGTTCAGTCCCGACACGGAGGCTCTGTTTGTCGGCGTATGGGATCGCACCTATGGGAGTTTGCTGCAGTACAACCGTCGCAGGAACTACTCGTACCTCGATTCACTGCTTTGA